One segment of Amycolatopsis alba DSM 44262 DNA contains the following:
- a CDS encoding substrate-binding domain-containing protein encodes MRARTTRFLGATAIAACACLTLTGTASAVAPANGLSEVIAAAGSDTTVDITGAILANANSGAWNSDPDNYVNVPPVLAAGQTFTVPADPFADQVVYSASNPAPNGSSQGKAALKASAEAGDGKIDIARSSSARGSSDPSTFEFFAFATDGVTWSSSATGSGAGLTLTLAQLRGIYDGSITNWNQVGGANSPIAVYLPQTGSGTLSFFTGTVLGFDPTTKPVTIKRFQEHDGNSIPAADRAKAIAPFSIAQWIAQGNAVTADKRAGFTVNPLTGAGFNGSPVAGSAGNYTPAFTTAFLGARSVYNVVDSRTPSYDQAKRAVGFDAGDSASTASPLCGGQLATTIKRYGFLTVSGPNGLSCVKS; translated from the coding sequence ATGCGTGCTCGTACCACTCGGTTTCTCGGCGCCACCGCGATCGCCGCGTGTGCCTGCCTCACCCTGACCGGCACCGCCTCGGCGGTCGCCCCGGCCAACGGCCTCTCCGAGGTCATCGCCGCGGCGGGCTCGGACACCACCGTCGACATCACCGGCGCGATCCTGGCCAACGCGAACAGCGGCGCCTGGAACAGCGACCCCGACAACTACGTCAACGTGCCGCCGGTGCTCGCCGCGGGCCAGACGTTCACCGTCCCGGCCGACCCGTTCGCCGACCAGGTCGTCTACAGCGCGAGCAACCCGGCCCCGAACGGTTCGTCGCAGGGCAAGGCCGCGCTGAAGGCCTCGGCCGAAGCGGGCGACGGCAAGATCGACATCGCGCGGTCGTCCTCGGCCCGCGGCTCGTCGGACCCGTCCACCTTCGAGTTCTTCGCCTTCGCCACCGACGGCGTCACCTGGTCGTCCTCGGCCACCGGTTCCGGTGCGGGCCTGACCCTGACGCTGGCGCAGCTGCGCGGCATCTACGACGGTTCCATCACCAACTGGAACCAGGTCGGCGGCGCCAACTCCCCCATCGCGGTCTACCTGCCGCAGACCGGTTCCGGCACGCTGAGCTTCTTCACCGGCACCGTCCTCGGCTTCGACCCGACCACGAAGCCGGTCACCATCAAGCGGTTCCAGGAGCACGACGGCAACTCCATCCCGGCCGCCGACCGCGCCAAGGCCATCGCGCCGTTCTCCATCGCGCAGTGGATCGCGCAGGGCAACGCGGTGACCGCCGACAAGCGCGCGGGCTTCACCGTCAACCCGCTGACCGGTGCCGGCTTCAACGGCTCCCCGGTCGCCGGTTCCGCCGGTAACTACACCCCGGCCTTCACCACGGCGTTCCTGGGCGCGCGCAGCGTCTACAACGTCGTCGACTCCCGCACCCCCAGCTACGACCAGGCCAAGCGCGCCGTCGGCTTCGACGCCGGTGACTCGGCTTCGACCGCCAGCCCGCTCTGCGGTGGCCAGCTCGCCACCACGATCAAGCGGTACGGCTTCCTGACCGTGTCGGGCCCGAACGGCCTGTCCTGCGTCAAGTCCTGA
- a CDS encoding S8 family serine peptidase, translating into MSRFSRVVTCSVPVAVGALLLSTAVSGAQPSEEARTQSGITALQSIKKSLTPAERKQSSQLVVEKRLRADKGLAGKLPEYRTGLGVSDAGTVAVDIKGAGQSLVDAVKAAGGTVRYASPTGSIRADLPLNAVDGIAGRGDVAEVKAASQAMTWNESAPQDRRQAAVKQTAAALQVAEGDKAHGNDTARTKYGVTGAGQKVCVLSDGVKSLQASQTAGELPAVDVLPGQAGSGDEGTAMLEIIHDMAPGATLGFATAFTSEQSFADNIRALRTTGKCTIIVDDVSYFDESPFQDGPVAQAVNDVTAAGVLYFSSAGNSGNLTDGTSGYYEGDFRGSTSKISGITGTPHDFDPSGTTQLYNALSPNSVGRYVTLFWSDPWGKATSDYDLFVLNSSGSVVASSENAQNGSQNPYEIAQVPASGSGFKVAVVKYSGSDRFIALNVIRGRFVPSGSLKAFSTNGVTSGHSAAVNAFSVAAAPAAGAFGRALETGDPANPAGPFPGLFTAASKWERFTSDGRRHQFYNPDGSAITPGNVTSTGGATRNKPDITAADGVATSVTGFQPFFGTSAAAPSAAAIAALLKQGKPAATPAEIRNALTSTAIDLGAPGYDPVTGAGVIMTDPALAALGVAPKK; encoded by the coding sequence ATGAGCAGATTCAGCCGGGTGGTCACATGCTCGGTTCCGGTCGCGGTCGGCGCTTTGCTGCTGTCGACCGCGGTTTCCGGTGCCCAGCCGTCGGAGGAGGCGCGCACGCAGTCCGGGATCACCGCACTGCAGAGCATCAAGAAGAGCCTCACCCCGGCTGAGCGCAAGCAGTCGAGTCAGCTCGTCGTCGAAAAGCGCCTCCGCGCGGACAAGGGCCTGGCAGGCAAGCTGCCCGAATACCGGACCGGGCTGGGCGTCAGCGACGCCGGCACCGTCGCGGTGGACATCAAGGGCGCCGGGCAGTCGCTGGTGGACGCCGTCAAGGCCGCGGGCGGCACCGTCCGGTACGCCTCGCCCACCGGCTCGATCCGCGCCGACCTTCCCCTGAACGCCGTCGACGGGATCGCCGGACGCGGGGACGTCGCCGAGGTCAAGGCCGCTTCCCAGGCGATGACCTGGAACGAGTCCGCGCCGCAGGACCGGCGCCAGGCCGCCGTCAAGCAGACCGCCGCCGCGCTGCAGGTCGCCGAGGGCGACAAGGCGCACGGCAACGACACCGCGCGCACCAAGTACGGCGTCACCGGCGCCGGGCAGAAGGTCTGCGTGCTCTCGGACGGCGTCAAGTCGCTCCAGGCGTCCCAGACCGCCGGCGAACTCCCCGCCGTCGACGTCCTCCCCGGTCAGGCGGGCAGCGGTGACGAGGGCACCGCGATGCTGGAGATCATCCACGACATGGCCCCCGGCGCCACGCTCGGTTTCGCGACCGCCTTCACCAGCGAGCAGAGCTTCGCCGACAACATCCGCGCGCTGCGCACCACCGGCAAGTGCACGATCATCGTGGACGACGTGTCCTACTTCGACGAGTCGCCGTTCCAGGACGGCCCGGTCGCGCAGGCCGTCAACGACGTGACCGCCGCGGGCGTGCTCTACTTCTCCTCCGCGGGGAACTCGGGCAACCTGACCGACGGCACCAGCGGCTACTACGAGGGTGACTTCCGCGGCTCGACCAGCAAGATCTCCGGGATCACCGGGACGCCGCACGACTTCGACCCGAGCGGCACGACCCAGCTGTACAACGCGCTTTCGCCGAACTCGGTCGGCCGCTACGTCACCCTGTTCTGGTCCGACCCGTGGGGCAAGGCCACCAGCGACTACGACCTGTTCGTCCTGAACTCGTCCGGTTCGGTCGTCGCCTCCAGCGAGAACGCGCAGAACGGCAGCCAGAACCCGTACGAGATCGCCCAGGTCCCGGCCAGCGGTTCGGGCTTCAAGGTCGCCGTGGTCAAGTACAGCGGCTCCGACCGGTTCATCGCGCTCAACGTGATCCGCGGCCGCTTCGTCCCCTCCGGCTCGCTGAAAGCCTTCAGCACCAACGGTGTCACCTCCGGCCACTCGGCGGCCGTCAACGCCTTCAGTGTCGCGGCCGCCCCGGCCGCCGGTGCCTTCGGCCGCGCGCTCGAGACCGGTGACCCGGCGAACCCGGCCGGTCCCTTCCCCGGCCTGTTCACCGCCGCCAGCAAGTGGGAGCGGTTCACTTCGGACGGTCGCCGTCACCAGTTCTACAACCCGGACGGTTCGGCGATCACCCCCGGCAATGTGACCTCGACCGGTGGCGCGACGCGGAACAAGCCGGACATCACCGCGGCCGACGGCGTCGCGACCTCGGTGACCGGGTTCCAGCCGTTCTTCGGGACCTCCGCCGCCGCGCCGAGCGCCGCCGCCATCGCCGCGCTGCTGAAGCAGGGCAAGCCCGCCGCGACCCCGGCGGAGATCAGGAACGCGCTGACCTCGACCGCGATCGACCTCGGCGCCCCTGGCTACGACCCGGTCACCGGTGCGGGCGTGATCATGACCGACCCGGCGCTCGCCGCGCTGGGCGTCGCGCCCAAGAAGTAG